From a single Cytophagales bacterium WSM2-2 genomic region:
- a CDS encoding Crp/Fnr family transcriptional regulator, whose amino-acid sequence MSSELSELFPQFDAGLIEDLEKVGQLVDFEEGDVLIRPGQYLTTSLLILDGHVKIYREGGDGDEIFLYFLEQGNSCALSMICSINNEVSSLKGVAMTKGKALLIPVQHMELLVREHRQWMYFLLETYRSKFNELIEVVDQVVFDSMDKKLESYLERMFETSGNKITITHQEIANDLNSSREVISRLLKKLESQKRISISRFEITRLNF is encoded by the coding sequence ATGTCGAGTGAATTAAGCGAGTTGTTTCCCCAGTTCGATGCCGGGCTTATTGAAGACCTGGAGAAGGTCGGGCAATTAGTAGATTTCGAAGAAGGAGATGTCCTGATAAGACCGGGACAATACCTGACCACTTCACTCTTAATCCTTGATGGTCATGTTAAGATCTATCGTGAAGGTGGCGATGGCGATGAGATTTTTCTGTACTTCCTGGAGCAAGGAAATTCCTGTGCTCTTTCCATGATCTGTAGCATCAATAATGAAGTAAGTTCCTTGAAGGGGGTGGCCATGACTAAGGGAAAAGCATTGTTAATCCCAGTTCAGCATATGGAACTCCTGGTAAGAGAGCATCGGCAATGGATGTATTTTCTTCTGGAGACATACAGGTCAAAATTCAATGAATTGATTGAGGTGGTTGACCAAGTGGTCTTTGATTCGATGGACAAAAAACTGGAGTCTTATCTTGAGCGTATGTTTGAGACTTCGGGAAATAAAATAACTATTACACATCAGGAGATTGCTAACGACCTCAACTCATCGCGGGAAGTTATTTCCCGTCTGCTCAAGAAACTGGAATCACAAAAGAGAATTTCCATTTCGCGTTTTGAAATTACCCGGCTGAATTTTTGA
- a CDS encoding transporter — protein sequence MTKGIFCLLGLILSNSIQAQDTVKLQLHEALEAVAKSNSEILLATIDRASAVAKFNQTNAIFLPQVNLSYTAMVTNNPLNAFGFKLQQQSVAQSDFNPALLNDPPTTQNYMAKIELSQPLINLDMVYQRRAAGQQIDVYHYKVKRTKEYLRFEVQKAYASLQLAHQAVTVLIESLNTVTRLYESSKNYFEKGYLQKSDLLQVQVQVAMVESKLAEAKSSVRNASDFLSLLMGVKSGPVYAVAPLEKNASVDSIETQVPEDRADFKVLQSALQAQESVIRSSKIAALPKLNAFANYMFNDKAAFGFASNAYLVGAQFSWNLFEGTSRHYRTSEQKLTHAKIKQQLNYQKEQSQLELNRATRQLKDAQYAILQHETSVRQTAEALRIVQDRFDQGLASANDVLRSQSSLSEQKLLLTESVFKYNTTLAHIRFMVSLSQENN from the coding sequence ATGACGAAAGGAATATTTTGCTTGCTAGGACTTATTCTCAGCAATAGTATCCAGGCGCAGGATACGGTGAAACTGCAGCTACACGAAGCGCTTGAGGCAGTTGCAAAGAGTAATAGTGAAATTCTACTGGCCACAATTGATCGCGCCAGCGCTGTTGCCAAATTCAATCAAACCAACGCCATTTTTCTTCCACAGGTGAACCTTAGTTATACCGCTATGGTCACCAACAATCCATTAAATGCGTTTGGGTTCAAACTTCAACAGCAATCGGTTGCTCAATCTGATTTCAACCCGGCATTGTTAAACGATCCACCGACTACTCAAAATTATATGGCTAAGATCGAGTTGAGTCAACCACTCATTAATCTCGACATGGTCTATCAACGCAGGGCTGCTGGGCAACAAATTGATGTTTACCATTATAAAGTAAAACGAACAAAAGAATACCTGAGGTTCGAGGTGCAGAAAGCCTATGCCTCCCTTCAACTGGCGCATCAAGCAGTAACAGTTTTAATAGAGTCGCTAAACACAGTTACTCGTCTTTATGAGTCGTCAAAAAATTATTTTGAAAAAGGCTACTTACAAAAGTCAGATTTACTCCAAGTACAGGTTCAGGTAGCTATGGTGGAGAGTAAGTTGGCTGAAGCGAAGAGCAGCGTTCGCAATGCCTCCGACTTCCTAAGTCTGTTGATGGGCGTCAAGAGCGGGCCTGTTTATGCCGTTGCTCCATTAGAGAAAAATGCTTCAGTAGACAGTATTGAAACGCAGGTGCCGGAAGACAGGGCAGATTTTAAAGTGCTGCAGTCGGCACTGCAGGCTCAAGAGTCAGTAATACGCTCAAGCAAGATTGCAGCTCTCCCCAAACTGAATGCTTTCGCCAACTACATGTTCAATGATAAGGCAGCTTTTGGTTTCGCTTCGAATGCTTACCTGGTTGGAGCGCAGTTTTCCTGGAACCTGTTTGAAGGAACGTCCCGGCATTACAGAACAAGTGAGCAAAAATTGACACATGCAAAAATTAAACAACAGCTGAACTACCAAAAGGAACAAAGTCAATTGGAATTGAATAGGGCTACCCGGCAGCTAAAGGATGCGCAATATGCGATACTGCAACATGAAACTTCGGTGAGGCAGACTGCTGAAGCATTGCGAATTGTACAAGACCGTTTTGATCAGGGATTAGCTTCAGCTAATGACGTATTGCGCTCTCAATCTTCTCTTTCGGAACAAAAACTGCTGCTGACTGAGTCCGTCTTCAAATACAACACGACACTCGCGCATATCCGATTCATGGTATCTCTTTCTCAAGAAAATAATTAA
- a CDS encoding RND transporter, giving the protein MKIKFYQSVGLIVFTGIVLSSCVDENKSEELQHDSAVAVQVGIPVRRSDENIAISGQIESRETAIVSTRVMGFISNIPVKLGDRVRKGQLLVSISDNDIRAKVAQAEAMISEAQSALADAQKDNERYEELHRKQSASTKELENITLHYKSVQSKLETARQMKNEANAMLAYTNLMAPFDGVVTQVNADSGSMANPGMPILSVERNDHLVKAYVSEEEVGKLKNGMIADVLVKSIGKLLKGKISEISPSSQFTGGQFLIKILVLENENATLFSGMDVSVSIRTKDDATVVRLFVPASAIVNKDQLSGLYTVTDDQTAQLRWLKLGKESNGEVEVLSGLSPGEMFITQSEGRLYSGVAVKVASIN; this is encoded by the coding sequence ATGAAAATTAAATTTTATCAGTCGGTAGGACTCATTGTCTTTACCGGCATTGTACTGTCCTCTTGCGTGGACGAAAACAAAAGCGAGGAATTGCAGCATGATAGTGCGGTTGCTGTCCAGGTGGGAATTCCTGTCAGACGCTCTGACGAGAACATCGCGATCAGTGGCCAAATTGAATCGCGGGAAACAGCGATCGTCAGCACGCGTGTCATGGGATTCATTTCAAATATCCCGGTAAAACTCGGAGACCGTGTTCGAAAAGGTCAACTGCTGGTGTCCATTAGTGACAACGACATAAGAGCAAAAGTTGCTCAGGCCGAGGCCATGATCTCCGAAGCTCAGTCCGCTTTGGCGGATGCACAAAAAGACAATGAGCGATACGAAGAACTGCATCGGAAGCAAAGCGCTTCAACCAAAGAACTTGAGAATATCACTCTTCATTATAAATCGGTACAGTCTAAGCTGGAGACGGCCCGACAAATGAAAAATGAAGCCAATGCGATGCTAGCTTACACGAATTTGATGGCTCCTTTTGATGGTGTGGTGACACAGGTCAACGCAGATTCGGGGAGTATGGCAAATCCGGGAATGCCAATACTTTCAGTGGAACGGAATGATCACCTGGTCAAAGCATATGTTTCCGAAGAAGAAGTTGGCAAATTAAAAAACGGTATGATTGCTGATGTCCTTGTCAAATCCATTGGCAAGCTACTGAAAGGAAAAATTTCGGAGATCAGTCCTTCTTCACAATTCACCGGTGGGCAGTTCCTCATAAAAATCCTTGTACTGGAAAATGAAAACGCAACCCTGTTTTCGGGAATGGATGTCAGTGTGAGTATCAGGACGAAAGATGATGCTACCGTAGTGCGACTATTTGTGCCTGCTTCGGCTATCGTAAACAAAGATCAGTTGTCGGGCCTTTACACGGTCACCGATGACCAGACTGCTCAATTGCGATGGCTTAAACTGGGAAAGGAATCGAATGGCGAGGTAGAAGTTCTATCGGGGCTGAGTCCCGGTGAAATGTTCATCACGCAAAGTGAAGGCAGGCTGTATAGCGGAGTAGCTGTTAAGGTGGCATCAATCAATTGA
- a CDS encoding multidrug transporter AcrB, translating to MKGLSGSIAKAFIQSKLTLLLMFAFLLIGGYSTLFIPREEEPQIEVPTADIFVQYPGASPKEVEARVSQPLEKIISNIKGVEYVYSTSMSGQAMIIAQFYVGEDMERSLVKLYSELLKNMDKMPSGVSMPLIKTRTVDDVPVLGLTLWSEKHNDHDLKQLGQVLTNEIKKVPDVASVNIIGGRSRQVSVTMDKDKMVQNRVDFLSVAKQIQGSNMQLQAGNMVRSDSVFFIEAGNFISEVSEVGNLIIGTNQGRPVYLKQVATIQDGPERPQQYVFYGNGPSGDKVKFNSQYLAVTLSISKKKGADAMKLSGHILNAVEKTRGGLIPSEVQVTVTRNYGETASEKVSELLLHLAVAIIAVSGFVMLAMGWRGGLVVFLSVPVTFALTLFSYYLLDYTLNRITLFALVFITGIVVDDSIIIAENMHRHFKMKRLSFMKAAMFAINEVGNPTILATFTVIAAVLPMAFVSGMSGPYLSPMPIGASIAMMLSLIVALTLTPYLGYLFLIEKGHSQKKESLPEHSKVYKLYNAVLLPMLETRWKRWAFILGTVVVLLGSMSFFYMKWVTVKMLPFDNKSEFQVVIDMPEGTTLERTYAVTQEIATFLSGQELVKNYQGYVGTASPISFNGLIRHYDLRTGQNVADIQVNLVHKKERSIQSHEIVKQLRTAVQSIGKKYKANIKMVEIPPGPPVLATIVAEVYGPDYSEQIKIAEQLKSLVAKTEGVVDIDWMAEDDQTEFRLEVDKDKAMRFGVAPAQIAATLNAALSNMPVGVLHDPVSYDPVNIVLQMSDADKGSMEEIKNLNVLNHLGIPMPIGQFVHIAKSVKDKTIYRKNQQRVVFVLADLAGRLEGPFYAMMDISEKLKGISLPKGYELKESYHGEPEPGENYTLKWDGEWQITYAMFRDLGLAFAVVLVVIYMLIVGWFQDFKVPFVMLAPIPLSMIGIVLGHWMLSAYFTATSMIGFIALAGVMVRNSVLLIDFVNIRLQEGVPLKQAIIEAGAVRITPILLTAGAVAVGAIIILFDPIFQGLAISFLGGTITSTFLTLLVVPLIYFRMMRIKMKTQSNARPIL from the coding sequence ATGAAAGGTTTATCGGGAAGTATTGCAAAAGCTTTTATCCAGTCAAAGCTTACACTCTTATTAATGTTTGCCTTCCTCCTTATTGGAGGATACAGTACCCTTTTCATTCCACGTGAAGAAGAGCCGCAGATTGAAGTTCCTACAGCTGACATCTTTGTACAGTACCCGGGCGCTTCGCCAAAAGAAGTGGAAGCACGCGTTTCACAGCCGCTCGAAAAAATAATTTCGAATATTAAAGGAGTGGAGTATGTGTATTCTACTTCCATGTCCGGCCAGGCTATGATCATTGCGCAGTTCTATGTAGGAGAGGATATGGAGCGATCGCTCGTAAAACTTTACAGCGAGCTACTTAAGAATATGGACAAGATGCCCTCAGGGGTTTCGATGCCATTGATCAAAACCCGTACAGTCGATGATGTTCCGGTTCTCGGATTGACCTTGTGGAGTGAAAAGCACAATGATCACGACTTGAAACAATTGGGACAAGTACTGACTAATGAAATAAAAAAAGTACCCGATGTCGCGTCTGTCAATATTATCGGAGGCAGGAGCCGTCAGGTAAGCGTGACGATGGATAAAGATAAAATGGTGCAAAACCGTGTTGACTTTCTGTCGGTGGCGAAACAAATTCAGGGAAGCAACATGCAATTGCAAGCCGGCAATATGGTGCGATCCGATTCGGTCTTTTTTATTGAAGCGGGAAATTTCATCAGCGAGGTGAGCGAAGTCGGGAACCTGATCATCGGCACCAATCAAGGGAGACCTGTGTACCTGAAGCAAGTAGCCACCATTCAGGATGGGCCTGAGCGGCCTCAGCAATACGTGTTTTATGGCAATGGCCCGTCTGGTGACAAAGTAAAATTCAATTCGCAATATCTCGCAGTCACATTATCGATTTCCAAAAAGAAAGGGGCTGACGCCATGAAACTCTCCGGCCACATCTTAAATGCGGTTGAAAAAACAAGAGGCGGATTAATTCCATCGGAAGTTCAGGTCACGGTCACGCGAAACTATGGAGAAACGGCTTCTGAAAAAGTATCTGAACTTTTACTTCATCTCGCGGTGGCGATCATAGCTGTTTCGGGTTTTGTGATGTTGGCTATGGGATGGCGTGGCGGACTGGTTGTCTTCTTGTCGGTGCCGGTTACTTTTGCGCTGACACTGTTCAGTTATTACCTGCTGGACTATACCCTAAACCGCATCACACTTTTTGCATTGGTGTTTATCACGGGAATTGTGGTCGATGACTCAATTATCATAGCCGAGAACATGCACCGGCATTTCAAAATGAAGCGCCTGTCATTCATGAAGGCAGCGATGTTCGCGATCAATGAAGTCGGGAATCCAACAATCCTGGCAACATTCACGGTGATTGCTGCTGTGTTGCCGATGGCTTTTGTGTCGGGAATGTCCGGGCCTTACCTGAGCCCGATGCCCATCGGAGCATCGATAGCCATGATGCTCTCACTAATTGTCGCGCTCACACTTACGCCTTACCTGGGGTATCTTTTTTTGATAGAAAAAGGACATTCGCAGAAAAAGGAATCGCTACCCGAACATTCAAAAGTCTACAAACTGTACAACGCTGTTCTTCTTCCGATGCTGGAGACACGTTGGAAGCGCTGGGCATTTATTTTAGGAACCGTAGTCGTGTTATTGGGCTCAATGTCATTCTTCTATATGAAATGGGTGACGGTAAAAATGCTTCCGTTCGACAACAAGAGTGAATTCCAGGTGGTGATTGACATGCCCGAAGGCACAACACTGGAAAGGACATATGCAGTGACTCAGGAGATAGCCACTTTTTTATCAGGCCAGGAATTGGTTAAGAATTATCAGGGGTACGTGGGCACAGCGAGCCCGATCAGTTTCAATGGACTAATTCGTCATTATGATTTGCGCACGGGACAAAATGTGGCCGACATCCAGGTGAATCTGGTACACAAAAAAGAACGAAGTATTCAAAGTCACGAGATCGTGAAGCAGCTTCGTACAGCTGTGCAATCCATTGGTAAAAAATACAAGGCGAATATTAAAATGGTAGAAATTCCGCCCGGACCTCCCGTACTGGCAACTATTGTAGCTGAGGTCTACGGACCGGATTATTCTGAACAGATTAAAATTGCAGAGCAGCTCAAATCGCTGGTTGCAAAAACGGAAGGAGTTGTTGACATCGACTGGATGGCGGAAGATGATCAAACCGAATTCCGGCTGGAAGTCGACAAAGATAAGGCGATGCGCTTTGGGGTAGCTCCCGCTCAAATAGCAGCGACTTTGAATGCTGCGTTGTCAAACATGCCCGTGGGCGTGCTACACGACCCTGTGTCTTACGATCCTGTAAACATTGTGTTGCAAATGAGCGATGCTGACAAAGGAAGCATGGAGGAAATCAAAAACCTGAATGTGCTCAATCACCTGGGAATACCGATGCCTATCGGGCAATTCGTTCACATTGCTAAAAGTGTAAAAGACAAAACCATCTACAGGAAAAATCAGCAACGAGTTGTTTTTGTACTTGCCGACCTTGCTGGCAGACTTGAAGGTCCCTTTTATGCTATGATGGATATTTCAGAAAAACTGAAGGGCATTAGCCTGCCGAAGGGGTATGAATTAAAAGAGTCATATCATGGGGAACCGGAACCCGGAGAGAATTATACACTGAAATGGGATGGTGAATGGCAGATCACATATGCAATGTTTCGCGACCTGGGACTTGCCTTCGCTGTAGTGCTCGTTGTTATTTATATGCTCATCGTGGGATGGTTCCAGGATTTTAAAGTACCATTTGTGATGCTTGCACCTATTCCTTTGTCAATGATTGGCATTGTGCTTGGTCACTGGATGCTTTCTGCCTATTTCACTGCCACTTCGATGATCGGATTTATTGCGCTGGCAGGTGTGATGGTTCGCAATTCTGTTTTGCTGATCGACTTCGTCAATATCCGGCTGCAAGAGGGCGTTCCTTTAAAGCAAGCAATTATCGAGGCAGGAGCTGTTCGCATCACACCCATCCTGTTAACAGCCGGAGCTGTAGCCGTTGGTGCCATTATAATTTTATTTGATCCGATATTCCAGGGATTGGCCATTTCATTCCTGGGTGGAACCATCACGTCAACATTTCTTACGTTGTTGGTCGTGCCACTGATCTATTTCAGAATGATGAGGATCAAGATGAAGACACAAAGTAATGCGAGACCGATTTTGTAA
- the yrdC gene encoding putative isochorismatase family protein YrdC → MSIAKKDRPALLLVDIQKGFDDVKHWGGRRNNPEAEENASTLLELWRETSLPVFHIQHCSTNPVSPLHETNPGNQFKELVRPAAGEIIIKKNVNSAFVGTELKELLDQLKITKLVIVGLTTDHCISTTTRMAGNLGFDTFLVSDATATFGKKGVNGQSYSAALIHDTALASLHEEFATVVTTDFIIQSIQGNVTVNHFLLIP, encoded by the coding sequence ATGAGCATAGCTAAAAAGGACAGGCCGGCATTGCTTCTCGTGGATATCCAGAAAGGATTTGACGATGTCAAGCATTGGGGTGGACGGAGAAACAACCCCGAGGCGGAAGAAAACGCGAGCACGCTCCTGGAGCTTTGGAGGGAGACCAGCCTTCCGGTCTTTCACATTCAGCATTGTTCCACTAACCCGGTGTCGCCTTTGCATGAAACAAACCCCGGAAATCAATTCAAAGAACTGGTAAGGCCTGCCGCCGGTGAGATTATCATTAAAAAAAATGTCAACAGTGCTTTCGTGGGGACAGAACTCAAGGAACTACTTGATCAATTGAAAATCACCAAACTGGTAATTGTTGGTTTGACCACCGATCATTGTATCTCCACCACCACGCGCATGGCCGGGAACCTGGGCTTTGATACTTTTCTTGTTTCTGATGCTACTGCAACGTTTGGGAAAAAAGGCGTGAATGGTCAAAGCTATAGTGCTGCACTTATCCACGACACTGCATTGGCCAGTCTGCACGAAGAATTTGCAACTGTTGTTACCACTGATTTCATCATCCAAAGCATCCAGGGAAACGTAACAGTCAACCACTTTCTCCTGATACCTTAA
- the pepO_2 gene encoding metallopeptidase encodes MKKVLYYSVVLLVLAACSTPDSSKMKFVDVPGIDSSVKPGDNFFRYVNGKWYDTVKIDADQVGVGSYRYLNIPQKKLLQHILDSVSKNTYASGTIEQKVGDFYASGMDTTTVNQRGYEPIKPLLDRINAIKDVPALMKYVADELKAGDRSIIEFGIWPDNKKSSINIAHATQAGIGLPDREYYFKTDSSTLAIQQAYKKYIAALFTLTGSDAATAAKNVDIIYGIEKQIANVHKTNIELRDVKTNYNRLPVAVIDKEQPNIGWSSLLQNLDAKTDSLDVPQLAYYDKLNALLKSVSLNDWKVFLKASTMGTYANALSSPFVKTAFELNKALSGQAVQKPRALVMAEGVDRSLGEALGQLYVKRYFNEDAKKRVLDLVNNLQKSFESRISQLDWMSDSTKKKAKEKLYAITKKIGYPDKWRDYDKVNIDRTKYFENVISLNQNEYQFQLAKLNKRVDKTEWGTTPSTVTAYYNPFYNEIVFPAGILQYPYFDFKADDAINYGGIGMVIGHELTHAFDDQGAQFDKDGNVKNWWTKEDYEKFRAKTQQVIDLYSSFSVLDDVHIKGALTVGENTADNGGLAIAYDAFKMTPQGKDSVKIDGYTPDQRFFLSVARIWRVKTRDAFMRMYVNTDPHSPAMWRVNGPLTNFTPFYNAFNVQQGDKNFKSESDRIKIW; translated from the coding sequence ATGAAGAAAGTTCTTTACTACTCAGTCGTCTTACTGGTATTGGCCGCCTGTAGCACTCCCGATTCTTCCAAAATGAAATTCGTGGATGTGCCGGGGATAGATTCATCTGTAAAACCCGGAGACAATTTTTTCCGGTATGTCAATGGCAAGTGGTATGACACGGTAAAGATTGATGCCGACCAGGTAGGAGTAGGCTCTTATAGGTATCTGAATATTCCACAGAAAAAACTTTTGCAACACATACTGGACAGTGTTTCAAAAAACACCTACGCGTCAGGGACCATCGAACAGAAAGTAGGTGACTTCTATGCTTCGGGCATGGACACGACAACTGTTAACCAGCGCGGATATGAGCCGATCAAGCCGCTGCTCGATCGCATCAATGCCATTAAAGATGTACCTGCGCTGATGAAATATGTAGCCGATGAATTAAAGGCGGGTGATCGCTCTATCATTGAATTTGGCATCTGGCCTGATAATAAGAAGAGCAGTATCAATATTGCACATGCTACCCAGGCCGGCATCGGGTTGCCAGACAGGGAATATTATTTCAAGACGGATTCATCAACACTGGCTATACAACAGGCGTATAAAAAATACATCGCTGCATTGTTTACACTTACCGGCAGTGATGCAGCAACAGCCGCTAAAAATGTTGACATTATCTATGGGATCGAAAAACAGATTGCCAATGTGCACAAAACAAACATCGAACTCAGAGATGTAAAGACAAACTATAACCGGTTGCCGGTAGCAGTTATCGATAAGGAACAACCCAACATCGGCTGGAGTTCGCTGCTGCAAAATCTCGATGCCAAGACTGACTCTCTGGATGTGCCGCAGCTCGCTTATTACGATAAACTGAATGCCTTACTAAAATCAGTCTCTCTCAATGACTGGAAAGTTTTTCTGAAGGCGAGTACCATGGGCACCTATGCCAATGCCCTGAGTTCTCCATTTGTAAAGACAGCGTTTGAACTTAATAAAGCATTGTCAGGGCAGGCTGTTCAAAAACCTCGCGCATTGGTAATGGCAGAAGGCGTTGACCGTTCACTGGGAGAGGCACTGGGCCAGTTGTACGTGAAGCGGTATTTTAATGAAGACGCTAAGAAACGCGTGCTCGACCTGGTCAATAATCTGCAAAAATCTTTCGAGAGCAGAATCAGTCAACTCGATTGGATGAGCGACAGCACCAAGAAAAAAGCAAAAGAAAAACTGTATGCTATCACTAAGAAAATAGGTTACCCAGATAAGTGGAGAGACTACGACAAAGTGAATATTGACAGGACGAAGTATTTTGAAAATGTGATCTCCCTAAACCAGAATGAGTACCAGTTTCAACTGGCGAAATTGAACAAGCGTGTAGATAAGACGGAATGGGGAACAACGCCATCAACAGTTACGGCATACTATAATCCATTTTATAATGAGATCGTATTTCCAGCCGGGATTTTACAATACCCTTATTTTGATTTTAAAGCAGACGATGCTATTAACTATGGAGGTATCGGTATGGTCATCGGTCACGAACTGACTCACGCATTTGACGACCAGGGAGCACAGTTTGACAAAGACGGCAACGTAAAGAATTGGTGGACGAAAGAAGACTATGAGAAATTCAGGGCTAAGACACAACAAGTGATTGATCTGTACAGTTCGTTTTCTGTTTTGGATGACGTTCACATCAAAGGCGCTCTGACCGTGGGAGAAAACACAGCCGACAACGGAGGCCTGGCCATCGCGTACGATGCGTTTAAAATGACCCCACAAGGAAAAGATTCTGTTAAGATCGATGGCTACACCCCTGACCAACGTTTCTTCTTATCGGTGGCGCGAATCTGGAGAGTGAAGACCAGGGATGCATTCATGCGCATGTATGTAAACACTGATCCACATTCGCCTGCAATGTGGCGTGTGAATGGACCGCTTACCAACTTTACTCCGTTCTACAATGCATTTAATGTGCAACAGGGAGATAAGAATTTCAAATCGGAAAGTGATAGAATAAAGATCTGGTAG